The genomic interval CGACCTCGTCCAGGTGATCCAGGCCCTCGTGGTGCTGTTCATCGCCGCCCCGCCGCTCGTGCGCTTCCTGCTCGGCCTGCGCCGCATCGACCAGCCAGGAAGGACCCGCCGTGCGCGCCGCGCGAAGGCCGCCGGAGAGGGACGCCCTGGTGCCGGCGAGGAGAGGACGACGGACGTCGGAGCAGATCAGACCGCCGAGGCCTCGCCGCCCTCCGCCGGGGACGACCCGGCCCCGGACCCCGGCGGGGCCCCGACGTCCGCCGGTCCAGCATCCGCCGGTCGAGCATCCGTCCGACCGGGACCCGACGCATCCGACGCAGAGAACACGACGGGAGGCCAGGAGCGATGACCGCCCTCGACCAGACCGGCCCCGCAGCCGCGCCGACGCCCGAGCCCGGGCGCGCGAGCGCATCCGGCGGCGCGGGCGAGCGCCCCCGGCGCTGGTGGCTGCTTCCCACCGTCCTCACCGCGCTCGCGCTGATCGCCCTGCTCGTCTTCGGGATGCTCGCCCCCTCGGGCGTGCAGACCGCCTACCGGATCGCCGCGCCCGGCGACCTCAACCCCGGCGGCATCATCCCCGGCGACGTGCCCGTGCCCACGAAGGTCGCCGCGATCGTGCTGGCCGTGCTCGCGCTCGCCGTCGCCGCCTACCTGTGGGTGCGCGCCGCCCGGGGCGCCATGCCCCGCGGGCGGGCCCGCGTCGCCGTGATCGTCGGCTTCGGCGTGCTGTGGGTGCTGTCGTTCCTCACCTGGGCGTTCAAGGGAGCCACGGTGGACCTGGGCGCCCTGCTGCAGACCATGATGCTGCTCGCCGTGCCGCTCGCCTTCGGCGCGCTCTCGGGCGTGCTCTCCGAGCGCGCGGGCGTCATCAACATCGCGATCGAGGGCCAGCTGCTGTTCGGCGCCTTCGGGGCCGTGCTCGTCGGCTCCCTCACCGGCAGCGCCTGGGCCGGCCTCGTCGCCGCGCCGATCATGGCGCTCGTGATCGGCGCCCTGCTTGCCCTCTTCGCGATCGGCTACCAGGTCCAGCAGATCATCGTGGGCGTGGTCCTCAACGTCTTCGCGATCGGGCTGACCAGCTTCTTCTTCGGGACCGTGATGAAGCAGAACCCCGGCATGTTCAACCAGCCGCTGCGCCTGCCCACGATCCGCATCCCGCTGCTCGCGGACATCCCGATCATCGGCCGCGTGCTGTTCGAGCAGACCGTGCTGGTCTACCTCATGTGGATCATCGTCGCCGTGCTCACCGTCGCCCTGTTCCGCACCCGCTGGGGCCTGCGCGTGCGGGCCGTCGGCGAGCACCCGCGCGCCGCGGACACCGTGGGCATCGACGTGAGCCGCACCCGCTGGTCCAACGTGCTGCTGGGATCGGCAGTCGCCGGGCTCGGCGGCGCGACCCTCACGATCGGCACCGGCGTCGCCTTCGGCGAGGAGATGAGCGCCGGCAAGGGATACATCGCGCTCGCCGCCATGATCCTGGGCCGCTACCACCCGGTGGGCGCGCTGCTCGCGGCGCTGCTCTTCGCCTTCGCGGACGCCCTGCAGCTGAACCTGTCCTCCCTGCCCTCGGGCACGGGCGCCGGGATCCCGAGCCAGTTCCTGCTCATGCTCCCGTACATCGTCACCCTGTTCGCGGTCGCGGGAGTGGTGGGGCGCGTGCGCGTCCCCGCCGCCGACGGCGTCCCCTACGTGAAACAGTGAGCGCATGACGAGCGAGCAGCAGGCGAGCGAGCGCACCGGCGACGGGACCGCGGACTTCGACGAGCTGGTCGAGGCCGCGCGCACCGTCGCCCAGCGCGCCTACGCCCCGTACTCCCGCTACCGGGTCGGGGCCGCGGCGACGACGGACGACGGCCGCGTGGTCACGGGCTGCAACGTCGAGAACGCCGGCTACGGCGTCACCCTCTGCGCCGAGTGCGGCATGGTCAGCGACCTGGTCGCGGGCGGCGGCGGGACGCTGCGTCGCTTCGTGTGCGTGGGCGGGGACGAGCACGTCGCCGCCGGCGACCGCGAGGTCGTCATGCCCTGCGGCCGCTGCCGCCAGCTGCTCTCCGAGCACGCGGGACCGCAGTTCCGCATGCTCTCCCCGCACGGGGTGCTCGACCTCGAGGGACTGCTCCCGCAGGCCTTCGGCCCCGCCGACCTCGCGGGATGATCGAGGGACCCGTCGGGCATGCCTCGTCGGCCCCGACGACCCCGCCGCTGCACCCTTCGCCACTGCACCGTTCGCCGCTGCACCCTTCGAGACCTGAGGAGACGGCCCCATGACCGAAGCATTCGACGCGATCGACGTCATCCGCGACAAGCGCGACGGCGCCCGCCTGAGCGACGAGAAGATCGACTGGGTGATCGACGCCTACACCCGCGGCGTCGTCGCCGAGGAGCAGATGGCGGCGCTGGCCATGGCCATCTTCCTGCGCGGCATGGACCGCGAGGAGATCGCCCGCTGGACCGCCGCGATGATCGCCTCCGGCGAGCGCATGGACTTCGGCTCACTGTCCAAGGACACGACGGACAAGCACTCCACCGGCGGCGTAGGCGACAAGATCACGCTCCCGCTCGCACCGCTCGTGGCGAGCTTCGGCGTCGCCGTCCCGCAGCTCTCCGGACGCGGACTCGGCCACACCGGTGGCACTCTCGACAAGCTCGAGTCCATCCCGGGCTGGAGGGCCGACCTCGGCAACGAGGAGATGATGGCGCAGCTCGAGGACGTGGGCGCCGTGATCTGTGCGGCCGGCTCCGGCCTCGCCCCGGCCGACAAGAAGCTCTACGCGCTGCGGGACGTCACCGGCACCGTCGAGGCGATCCCCCTGATCGCGAGCTCGATCATGAGCAAGAAGATCGCCGAGGGCACCGCTGCGCTCGTCCTGGACGTGAAGACCGGCGCCGGCGCCTTCATGCGCGAGGAGTCCGACGCCCGCGAGCTCGCCCGCACCATGGTCGACCTCGGCACCGACGCGGGCGTGCGCACCGTCGCCCTGCTCACCGACATGTCCGCGCCCCTGGGCCGGATGGTCGGCAACGCCCTCGAGGTCCGCGAGAGCCTCGACGTGCTCGCGGGCGGCGGCCCTGCGGACGTCGTCGAGCTCACGGTGGCGCTGGCCCGCGAGATGCTCGCCGCCGCCGGGAAGGACGACGTCGACGTCGAGGCCGCCCTCGCCGACGGCCGCGCGATGGACACCTGGAAGCGCATGATCTCCGCCCAGGGCGGCGATCCCGACGCCCCGCTGCCCGTGGCCTCCCACACCGAGGAGATCCGGGCATCGGCCGACGGCGTGGTCACGGGCCTGGACGCGCTGCAGGTCGGCGTCGCCGGCTGGCGCCTGGGCGCCGGACGCTCCCGCCCCGGTGAGGCCGTGCAGGCCGGCGCGGGCGTCGAGCTGCACAAGGTGGTGGGGGAGAAGGTCGCGGCGGGCGATGTGCTCGCGACCCTGCACACGGATACGCCCGACCGCTTCGGCCGCGCGCTCGAGGCGATCGACGGCGCCTGGACGATCGAGTCCGCAGCCTCCGAGCAGACGCGCCGGATCGTGCTGGACCGCATCGCCTGAGGGACGCGCGGCGGCCCCGCTCAGGCCAGCAGCGAGCGCAGGCGCGGCACGATGTGATCGGTCATCAGCGGTGCGAGCTGCACCCCTGGTGCATCGTCCGCGTCGAGGGGGAACCAGCGGCCCTCCTCGAGCTCCGCGAAGACCGTCACGTCGCGCGGCAGGGAGTCCGAGGGCGCGAGGAACACGCTCGCGCGCACGATGGTCTCCGCCTCGTTCGCGGCCGGGGCCTCGAACTCGCCGAGCAGCTCCAGGCCGTCCTCCTCGAGCACGACGTCGAGCTCCTCGATCACCTCGCGGACGGCCGCCTCACGGGCGTCCTCCCCGGGCTCGAGCTTGCCGCCGACCTGCATGAACGCCTCGGTGCCGCGTTTGCGGACTGCGAACAGCTCGAGCCCCGACGGGCCCTCGCGCAGGAAGCAGACCGCCGCGATGGTCAGGACGGCCGGTCCGGTCCCGCCCGATGCCGGCCCGGAGGCTGCCTCGGGAACGCCGACGGAGCGGGACGGGCTCTGCGCCCGGGCCTCGGCGCGGGCCGTGTCCGCGAGCGCCCGCAGGTGGGCGGTGCCCTCGCGCAGACCCACGCAGCGCATCCCGGCCGCCCTCCAGCGGGACACGTCGCCGCGCTGGTCGCGGGCGAGTCCCCAGCCGCGGCGCACGAGCGTGAGCGGGGGCTTGCGGGACTGGGAGAGGTCGCGGGCCAGGCGCAGGGAGAACACGAGGGGCGCGGGGCGGTCGACGACGAGGGCGTCGGCCAGCAGGCCCGCCGCCCGCAGCGGGGCGATGAGCTCGGCCGCGAAGATGCCCTCGGCGACGATGATCCGCTCGTCGTCCACTTCGAGCGTGCGCGTGCCGGTGCGCTGCGAGCGTGAGATCGAGTACTCGGGGATGTCCGCGCGGCCGTCGTGGGCGAGGGCGGTGAGCGCCTCGAGCGCGGCGCCCACGTTCCAGGAGGCGGGGTCGTCCCAGTCGACGATCCCGAAGCGCTGCGGGAGGGCCTCGTCGTCGCCGTCGCGGTAGAACTCGTCGAGCGGCACGAGCGGCAGCCCGCTGCGCTGCGTCATCACGCCCTTGCCGCTGCCCGAGGGGCCCGCCACCAGGACGATCCGACGGGGTGGGGCAGGGGCGGCGGCGGGGTCGGTCATGGGGTCCGAGTCTAGGGGATCGGGCCCCGACGAGGACGCGGGGATCGCCCGCTCAGCCGATGCGCAGGATCACCTTGCTGCTCGTGGGATCGGTCGCGGCGGTGGTGAAGGCGGCCTCGGCCTCGTCGAGCGCGAACTCGTGGCTGATCACGCGCTCCGCCGTCTCGCTGCCGGCCAGCAGGCGCACCGCGTCCTCGATCTCGGCGACGAACCGGAAGGTGCCGCGGTAGTCGATCTCCTCGGAGACGATCGGGCCCAGGGAGACCGTCACGGGCGTCACGGGCAGGTTGCCGACCTGCACGATCGTGGAGGCGCGGGGGATGCAGCGGATGATCCCGTCGAGGGAGGCGGGCGCCCCGGAGCACTCGAAGGCGACGCGGATGCGCTCGTCCATGCCCTCGGGGGCGTCGGTCGTGACGTCGGCCCCCACGGCGGCGGCCGCGGCACGGGCGGGCTCGGCGAGGTCGATCGCGGTCACGTGGGCGGCGCCCGCCGCCTTCACGGCGAGGATGACCAGGAGGCCGACGGGGCCGCAGCCGCTGACCAGCACGTGCGCGCCCTCGACGTCGCCGGCCCGGTGGACGGCGTGCATCGCGACGCCCAGCGGCTCCGCGAGCACGGCCCGGCGCGTGTCGAGGCCCTCGGGCAGCGGGATCACCTGCGCGGCGCGCACCTGCAGCACCTGCGCGAAGCCGCCGTCGGTGTGCGGGTCGCGCATGGCGGAGCCCAGGTAGGTGAGGTCGGGATGGAGGTTGTCGCGTCCGACGAGGCGCTCGGGCAGGGGCCCGGTGGTGCGCGCGGGATGCACGGTGACCGCCTGGCCCACTGTGAGCCCCTCGACGTCCTGACCGAGGGCGCGGATGCGGCCGGAGACCTCGTGGCCGAGCACGAGCGGGTGGTGCATCTGGGCGGTGCCGGTCGCGCCGTGGCGCCAGTAGCCGAGGTCCGAGCCGCAGATGCCGCCCCACTCGACGTCGATCTGGACGTCGTCGGGACCGAGCTCGGGGATCTCGCGGTCGACGACCCGGAGGTCCTGTGCCTTCTGGAGCTGGAGAGCGCGCATGATGTTCGCCTTTCGAGGAAGCGGTGGAGTGGCAGTGCAGTGCGAGGGGAGCAGGAGCGGGGCCGCGGGACGAGCGGGAGCGGCCCCGCGGGCTCAGCCCGGGTGCGGGTGCTCGGGCGCGGCCGGCGCATCGAGGGAGGCGACGGACTCCATGTGCTCTGCCATGGCGGCCTCGGCGCCGTGGGCGTCTCCCACGAGGATCGCCTCCACGATGCGGACGTGCTCGGCGTGCTCGGCGCCGACGAGGCCGCGGGTGTCGCGCGTCGCGCGCAGGTCCTGCATCGCGCGGAACAGGGGAGTGCGCACGGCGTCGAGCACGCTCTGCAGCGCGAGGTTCCCGCTGAGCCGGGTGATCTCGCCGTGCAGGCGCAGGTCCAGCTGCGGGTAGCGCTCGGAGTCCTCGAGCGCCTCGCCCATCTCCCGGAGCAGGTCGGCGAGGCCCTGACGGTCCGCGGACCGCTCGTCGGACGCGAGGGACACGGCGGCGAGGCGGGCCGCCCGCGCCTCGAGCGGGGCGCGCAGGTCCATGAGGGCGGTGAACCCGCCGCCCGGGGACTCGCGCAGGGCCCGCGCGAGGGAGAAGCGGATGAGGGAGTGGTCCTGTGCGCGCACGCTCGCGCTGCGCCCGTTCGTGATCTCGATGATGCCCAGTGCCGCGAGGGCGCTCAGCGCCTCGCGGACGACCGTGCGCGAGACTCCGAAGCGCTCGGCGAGCGCGCCGGTCGCGGGCAGGGTGTCGCCCTCCCCGAGCCCCTCGTCGTCGATGAGGTCGAGCAGCGCCTGGCGGGCGCGGGCGGCCAGGGACTCGCGGCTGAGGGCGGTCCCCTCCTCGCCGGTCCCGTCGTCCGAGAGGTAGGCCCAGGCGGGTGTCGAGGTCACAGGGAGTTCACCAGTCCGATCACGCCCACCATGATGATCGCGATCGCGGAGATCCACAGCATCACCGAGGTGGGGCGTCCGTCGCGGATCGCCGGCGCGGTCTGCGTGCGCGCGAGGTACAGGGTCGCGATCGCGGCGCCGATCAGGAAGATCGCGTTGAGGATGCCCGCGATGACCACGAGGGTCAGCGGCGAGGAGACGAGCGTGCCGAGAACGCCCCAGCCGATGGGCAGCACGATCATGATGACCCTCTGCCAGCGGTCGCGGACCATCTGGTCGGACCAGTCGTAGGCGCCGAAGATCGCGAGGGTGTGCCCGACCTGGCGGCCCAGGCTCGGGACGTTCGCGAGGATCGTCTTGAACAGGGCGAGGCCCGCGCCGGCGAGGAAGACGACCCCGCCCCAGGCGCCGACCGTCGAGTCGAAGATCGACGAGATCGTCACCATCACCTCGTTGCCCTCCGGGACCAGCCCCTGGGGGTGCAGGACGGCCGCGCCGAGCATGAAGAAGGCCGCGGTGGAGCAGGTGTAGATGACCCAGGAGACCCAGACGTCGACCTTCATCACGGAGATCCACCCGCGGGCGCGATCGATCCAGGCCTGCGAGCCGTCGTCGACGCCGGTCCAGGCCGCGTAGCCCTTCTCGACGACCCAGTAGGTGTAGGCGGTGGTCTCGCCGGCGCCGACGCCGGTCATGCCGAACATCGCGAGGGCGACGCCGGCGGATCCTGCGGCGATGCGCAGCTGCATGCCGTCGGCCACGTCGCCCAGGGTCCAGGCGTACTCGGTGCCGTTGAGCAGGAAGAGCATGATCACGGCGAAAGCGGTCACCACGAGCACGAGCACCGTGGAGACGTTCTCGACGACCGCGTAGCGGTTGAAGACGTGGATCCCGATGGCGACGGCCACGAGGATCGCGACCCACACGCCGATGGACAGCAGCGAATAGGGGTCGGAGCCGATCGGTATCAGGGAGCTGAAGGCGAAGGCGGAGGCGCTGATCACGCCGGCCTGGCCGATGAAGAACTGCAGGAACATCAGCAGCACGAGCCAGGAGATCCAGCCGCGCTTGAGGATGCGGGGAGGGACGTCGTCGTAGCCGTCGATCGCGACCCTGCCGGTGGAGATCGACCAGCGGGCCAGCTCGATCTGCACCCACACCTTGAGGAACGTCGAGACCATCACGAGCCACAGCAGCATGAAGCCGACCTGCGCGCCCAGCGTGGTCGCGGTGAGCAGCTCGCCGGAGCCGACGACGGCGGCCGAGGTGATCATGCCCGGTCCCAGGAACCGCAGCTTGCCGCGGAAGGTGCGCGGCGGATCGGTGATCTGCGAGCCGTCGACCCGGTACGGATCGACGCGCGCGGACAGGGTGGCGCGCTCTGGGGGTGACGACTGCACGGACGTCGACATTGACGGAACTCCTCGGGACGGACTGGGTGGGGATGGCCGGGCCCGGCGGCGCGCGCATCGGGGTCACCGGGGGAGATGCCCTCGGGGTGGATCCTGCGTGCGGCGCCGAACGACGAATCGAACCTATCACACAGGTAGACAGGTGGGGCCGGCGTGTGAGGGAGCAGTCCCGTCCTCGAGGTGCGCGTGGAAGAATCTGCGTCATGACGAACCTCCCGAACGATCAGCTCGCCCCGATGATCGACCACACCCTGCTCAAGCCCGAGGCCACGCGGGCCGACGTCGACGCCCTCGCCCGCGAGGCCGAGGAGCTCGGCACCTACTCGATCTGCGTCTCGCCCTCCATGCTCCCGGTCGAGACCACCGTGAAGGTCGCGACCGTGTGCGGCTTCCCCTCCGGCCAGCACCAGAGCGCGATCAAGGCCGCCGAGGCAGCCGACTCCGTCGCGCGCGGGGCGGACGAGGTCGACATGGTCATCAACGTGGGCCTCGCGGTCTCCGGCGACTTCGACGCCGTCGAGGCCGACATCCGCGCCGTGCGCGAGGCGGTCCCCGCCCCGACCGTGCTCAAGGTGATCATCGAGTCCGCCGTCCTCGGCGACGAGCAGATCGTGGGGGTGTGCGAGGCGGCCGAGCGCGCGGGCGCCGACTTCGTGAAGACCTCCACCGGCTTCCACCCCGCCGGGGGAGCCACCGAGCACGCGGTCTCCCTCATGCGCAGCACGGTCGGCGACCGGCTCGGCGTGAAGGCCTCGGGCGGCGTGCGCACGCGCGAGGCCGCCGAGGCGATGGTCGCTGCCGGCGCCTCCCGGCTCGGCCTCTCCGGCTCCCGCGGCGTCCTCGCGGGCGACGCGGCCGGCTCCGGGTACTGAGCACGGCGCCGGAAGGAGCACCGATGACGCGGACGGCGCTGATCACCGGGGCGAGCGCGGGACTCGGCGCGGAGTACGCGCGCGCTCTCGCGCGTCGCCACGTCCACCTGGTCCTCGTCGCGCGCCGGGCCGCTTCGCTCGAGGAGCTGGCGGCCGAGCTCGAAGGCCTCGGCGCCGACGGCATCGAGGTGCTTCCCGCGGACCTCGCGCAGGTCGCGGACGTGCAGGCCGTCGTCGCCCGGCTCGCGGACCCGTCGCGTCCCGTCGACGCCCTCGTCAACAGCGCCGGATTCGGCCTGCCCCTCGCCTTCGAGAGCAACGACATCGAGGACGAGGTGCGCCACCTGCGCCTGCACGACGAGGTGCCCATGCGGCTGATGCATGCGGTCCTCCCCGGCATGCTCGAGCGCGGTCGGGGATCGATCCTGAACATCGCCTCGGTCGCCGCCTTCACCCCGCGCTCGACGTACTCGGCCGCGAAGTCCTGGATCGTGAGCTTCTCGCGCTGGGCGAACGCCCGATACCGGCCGCGCGGCGTCACGGTCACGGCGGTCTGCCCCGGCTTCACCCACACGGAGTTCCACGCCCGGATGGGCCTGGCCCTGGGCAAGGAGGGGATCCCCGGGTGGATGTGGCTCCATGCGCCGCGGGTCGTCGAGGAGTCGCTGCGCGATGCCGCCCGCGGGAGGGCGGTCTCGGTGCCGAGCCGTCGCTACCGGGCGATCGTCGGCCTCACCCGCTTCCTCCCCGCGGGACTGCTCGCGAAGGCAGCCGCCCGCGGGCGCTGAGACCGCGCCGGTCGTGCCGGCGCGCTCATCGCGGCAGGGCGATGCGCACGGTGAACTCGTTGCCGTCCGGATCCGTCATCGTCGTCGAAGTCGCCCCGGGCGGGAGAGGATCGTCCCCGGACGCGATGCGCGCGCCGAGGCGCTCCAGCCGCGCGCACGCGGTGCTCAGCTCCGCGGCGTTCCCGACGCGGAGGGCGAGGCGGATCCGGTCCCTCCCCTGCCGCGGCATCAGAGGCGTGCCCGACCAGGTGATCTTGGCGCCGCCGCGCGGCGACTGGATCGCCGTCTCCTCGCCTTCGTCCCAGACGAGCGGCCAGTCCAGGGCCGCACTCCAGAACTCGCCCAGCGCGTGGGTGCCGTCGCAGTTGACGGCGCCGATCACCCCGGTGCCGCGGAGGAATCCGTTGCCCGGCTCGATGATGCACATCTCGTTGCCCTCGGGATCCGCGAGGACCTCGTGCGGGTCCTCGGAGCCCTGCCCGATGTCGGCCCGTCGGCCCCCTGCGCGGAGCACGCGCACGATCGTCGCCTCCATCTCCGGGGCGCTCGCGGTGGTGAGATCGAGGTGGATGCGGTTCTGCGAGGCCTTCGGGACGTTTGTGGGCACGAAGCGCAGGCGGAGGCCGTCACGGTCGGGCGGGAGGACGCACCAGTCGCGTCCCGTCCCGGGCGCCGCCTCGCGGTCGAGGAGCGCGGCCCAGAAGACAGCGAGCGTCTCGGGCGAGTGCGCGTCGACATCGATGCCGTCCAGTGCCAGTCCGGTCATGGCGCGAGGGTATGCCCGCGCTGAGCGGCGGACCAGCGATTTCCGAGCAGCCGGGAGGACCCGCGGGAGAGCGCGGTCAGGAGCCCGCACGAATGGACACGCGCGCGACCCGCGCGGCGCGCATACTCGCTCCATGAGCGCTGATCGCACCGACCCCACGTCCTCCGCCGATGGCTCGCGGACCCGCGTGCAGGGCATGTTCGTCTCCCTCGACGGGTACGCCGCAGGCTCCTACGTGACCTTCGAGGAGCCGTTCGGGGAGGCGATCGCGCTCACCCGAGGGTTCGACGGCCGCGCCATCCACGGCGTCGACAAGGTCGAGGACCTCAGCTTCGACGCCGCGATGACGAGCCTGTGGGGCCAGGGCATCGGCGTCGAGATCATGGGTCGGCGCAAGTTCGGACCGCAGACGGGGCCGTGGACCGATGACGGCTGGCGCGGCTGGTGGGGCGAGGAGCCGCCGTTCCGCACGCCCGTCATCGTGCTCACCCACCATGAGCGCGAGCCGCTCGCGTTCGAGAACGGCACCGTCTTCCACTTCCTGGACGCCTCGCCGCACGAGGCCCTGCAGAGGGCGCATGAGCTCGCCCCGGGCACGGACGTGCGGATCGGCGGCGGACCGAGCACCGTGCGGGAGTTCCTCGCGGCCGATCTCGTGGACACGATGCACCTCACGATCGTGCCGGTCACCATCGGATCGGGAACGCGCCTGCTCGAAGGGGGCCTGCCCTCCTCCGACGACTTCTTCATCGAGTCGGTCACGCTGCCCAGCGGTCGCGCCCATCAGATCTGGTACCGGCGGCGCCCGTGACGGACGGGGAACCTGACGAGCGATCACCGGGCCATGATGGGCTCATGTCCTCCGATTCCACGCCGACCTCCGGCATCGCGCTGGCACGCGAGTACTGGACCCGGGTGGTCCATCCGCTGCTCCTCACGCGCTGGCCGGACATCGCCCACGCTGCGGGGAGGGTCGGCCAGGGATCCGACGTGCTGGGCCTGGACGACGAGATCTCCCGTGACCACGACTGGGGGCTGCGCCTGAGCCTCTTCGTCGAGGAGGACATGGTCGTCCCGGTGCGGGACCTGCTCGCGGACCTGCTGCCCGAGTCGTTCGCCGGTCATCCCACCCGATTCGCCTTCACCGGCGGCGCGTGCACCGAGCATCACGTCGAGGTCCGCAGCGTGAGCGCCTTCGCCCGGGAGCGGCTCGGCTGCGACCCGCGGACGGGCCTGGACGCCGCGGAGTGGCTCTCGATCTCCGGCCAATCCGCCCTCGAGATCACCGCAGGCGCGGTCTTCACCGACACGACGGGCGAGATGACAGCCCTGCGCCGGAGCCTGCGCTGGTATCCCGAGGAGATCTGGCGGTACGTCGTCGCGTGCGACTGGTCCAGGATCGAGGAGGAACTGCCGCTCCTGGGACGAGCGGGCCAGCGAGGGGACGACCTCGGCTCTCGGGTGATCGCCGCGCGGATGGTCGACGTGTGCATGCATCTCGCCTTCCTGCTCGAGAAGCAGTGGGCGCCGTACTCCAAGTGGCGGGGCACCCTGCTGCGGCGACTGCACTGCGGTGACCAGGTCGCCGCACCGCTCGTCGAGGTGATGCGTGCTGCGAGCTGGCGCGAGCGACAGGCGGCGCTCGCCCGGTCGCTCGACGTGCTTCTGCGCCTCCAGCGGAGCGCCGGTCTGCCGTTCGCGGAGCCGGCTGCGGTCGCCTTCTGGGACCGTCCGTTCATGCAGCCGAATCCGCGCATCGTCGAGACGCTGCGCGAGGGCATCAGCTCGCCGGAGGTCCTGGCGCTGCATCCGGGGCGCGGCAGCATCGAGCAGCGCACCGACAACGTCGCGATCCTCACGGATGCG from Brachybacterium kimchii carries:
- a CDS encoding VOC family protein, with amino-acid sequence MTGLALDGIDVDAHSPETLAVFWAALLDREAAPGTGRDWCVLPPDRDGLRLRFVPTNVPKASQNRIHLDLTTASAPEMEATIVRVLRAGGRRADIGQGSEDPHEVLADPEGNEMCIIEPGNGFLRGTGVIGAVNCDGTHALGEFWSAALDWPLVWDEGEETAIQSPRGGAKITWSGTPLMPRQGRDRIRLALRVGNAAELSTACARLERLGARIASGDDPLPPGATSTTMTDPDGNEFTVRIALPR
- a CDS encoding dihydrofolate reductase family protein; its protein translation is MSADRTDPTSSADGSRTRVQGMFVSLDGYAAGSYVTFEEPFGEAIALTRGFDGRAIHGVDKVEDLSFDAAMTSLWGQGIGVEIMGRRKFGPQTGPWTDDGWRGWWGEEPPFRTPVIVLTHHEREPLAFENGTVFHFLDASPHEALQRAHELAPGTDVRIGGGPSTVREFLAADLVDTMHLTIVPVTIGSGTRLLEGGLPSSDDFFIESVTLPSGRAHQIWYRRRP
- a CDS encoding DUF4037 domain-containing protein; translation: MSSDSTPTSGIALAREYWTRVVHPLLLTRWPDIAHAAGRVGQGSDVLGLDDEISRDHDWGLRLSLFVEEDMVVPVRDLLADLLPESFAGHPTRFAFTGGACTEHHVEVRSVSAFARERLGCDPRTGLDAAEWLSISGQSALEITAGAVFTDTTGEMTALRRSLRWYPEEIWRYVVACDWSRIEEELPLLGRAGQRGDDLGSRVIAARMVDVCMHLAFLLEKQWAPYSKWRGTLLRRLHCGDQVAAPLVEVMRAASWRERQAALARSLDVLLRLQRSAGLPFAEPAAVAFWDRPFMQPNPRIVETLREGISSPEVLALHPGRGSIEQRTDNVAILTDAAARRALVGLPG